From one Bacteroides intestinalis DSM 17393 genomic stretch:
- a CDS encoding DEAD/DEAH box helicase, with amino-acid sequence MQEEVREYYHFLLTVCRDENIPLTTAYRQLREFLERLCRTQMPDGSLQMTDLSARISFVASKAGLSVVEQNRLHTFRLTSNAVLNRLAEPSRENLLRDIKTLTFFVKKLTGEEIPAELYRLLPRADATYIVSPLAKERVRRMRVCFQYADDTYLYVLPVDTVADEPLRVRYNVPQVNEEFAETCQLLWRHAQVNLLNVAVDEAGVLTPSFIILEPDYLLDISALAECFKDYGHHPANYLLARLQSPDNTRPLLLGNIANLFLDEWIYAKEEPDYLSCMKKAFRTYSIELAACADLLDKEKEKEFFADCKRHFEHIRQTVTETFRTPGYELDKTDAVLEPTYICEALGLQGRLDYMQRDMSSFIEMKSGKADEYSIRDKVEPKENNKVQMLLYQAVLEYSMGMDHRRVKAYLLYTRYPLLYPARPSWAMVRRVMDVRNRIVANEYGMQLRNSPHYTAECLKAINPETLNERHLNNTLWKRYLYPSIDAVAQRIRMLTALEQCYFYTLYNFITKELYTSKSGDIDYEGRAGAAALWLSTLEEKREAGEILYDLTITENHAADIHKAYLVLARPVNDLSLQVLPNFREGDAIVLYQRNQDTDNVTNKMVFKGNIERITDRDIRIRLRASQQNTSVLPLDSCYAIEHDYMDTSFRSMYLGLSAFLSANKDRRDLLLSQREPDFDTSFDARIAAASDDFSRITLKAQAARDYFLLIGPPGTGKTSRALRGMVEAFYREGKQILLLSYTNRAVDEICKTLSVITPEIDFIRIGSELSCDPSFRSRLIENVLEACSTRREVHACIEGCRVFVGTVATFSSKTDMFRLKTFDVAIVDEATQILEPQLLGLLCARNVAGNNTIGKFILIGDHKQLPAVVLQSESQSEVCEECLQSIGLYNLKDSLFERLYRTVSANHSSPTTQRFYDMLCRQGRMNVEVARFPNHAFYGGLLEAVGLPHQQGELVLAPGLESDEFADVLVSRVAFLPSVPETPLQSAKINHSEAQLTARLAAAVYRQYEASGSGFHSALTLGVITPYRSQIALIKREIAALGIPVLNDILVDTVERFQGSERDVIIYSFCVNRTYQLKFLANLTEERGVWIDRKLNVALTRARKQLFMTGVPYLLRQNPIYADLLDTVL; translated from the coding sequence ATGCAGGAAGAGGTACGGGAATACTATCACTTCTTACTTACTGTCTGCCGGGATGAAAATATTCCATTAACAACGGCTTACCGTCAACTTCGTGAATTTCTGGAACGTCTTTGTCGTACACAGATGCCGGACGGTAGTCTGCAAATGACTGACTTGTCTGCACGCATCAGCTTTGTAGCCTCGAAAGCCGGACTGTCTGTTGTGGAACAAAATCGCTTACATACTTTTCGCCTGACCTCCAATGCTGTTCTGAACCGTTTGGCTGAACCCTCACGGGAGAATCTGTTGAGAGACATCAAGACATTGACTTTCTTTGTGAAGAAGCTTACGGGAGAGGAGATACCGGCGGAACTTTACCGCTTGCTTCCCCGTGCGGATGCTACTTATATCGTTTCTCCACTTGCTAAAGAACGGGTACGCCGGATGCGTGTTTGTTTTCAATATGCCGATGATACGTATTTATATGTATTGCCTGTAGATACCGTTGCTGATGAACCGTTACGGGTGCGATATAATGTACCGCAGGTGAATGAGGAATTTGCAGAAACCTGTCAATTGTTATGGCGCCATGCGCAGGTCAATCTATTGAATGTAGCTGTAGATGAGGCAGGTGTATTGACACCCTCTTTTATTATTTTAGAACCGGATTATCTGTTGGATATCAGTGCTCTGGCAGAGTGTTTTAAAGATTACGGGCATCATCCGGCCAATTATCTGCTGGCACGTTTGCAATCTCCCGATAATACACGTCCTCTTTTGCTCGGTAATATTGCCAATCTTTTCCTGGACGAATGGATCTATGCGAAAGAGGAGCCGGACTATTTATCCTGCATGAAAAAGGCTTTCCGCACTTATTCCATAGAGTTGGCTGCATGTGCCGATTTACTGGACAAGGAGAAAGAAAAGGAATTCTTTGCCGATTGTAAACGACACTTCGAACATATCCGTCAAACGGTGACTGAAACTTTCCGGACTCCCGGTTATGAACTGGATAAAACAGATGCAGTATTGGAACCTACCTATATATGTGAAGCACTGGGGTTGCAAGGACGTCTGGACTATATGCAGCGCGATATGTCTTCCTTTATAGAAATGAAGTCGGGCAAAGCCGATGAGTATTCTATCCGGGACAAGGTGGAACCGAAAGAGAATAATAAGGTACAGATGTTATTGTATCAGGCAGTGCTGGAATATTCTATGGGAATGGACCACCGCAGAGTAAAGGCATATTTGCTGTATACACGTTACCCGTTGCTATATCCTGCCCGTCCATCGTGGGCGATGGTACGGCGTGTGATGGATGTTCGCAACCGGATTGTGGCGAATGAATATGGCATGCAATTACGTAACAGTCCTCATTATACAGCGGAATGCCTGAAAGCTATCAATCCAGAGACACTGAATGAGCGTCATCTGAATAACACGTTATGGAAACGCTATCTTTATCCGTCCATCGATGCAGTGGCACAACGTATCCGGATGCTTACTGCATTGGAACAATGTTACTTCTATACACTCTACAATTTTATAACCAAGGAATTGTACACTTCAAAATCAGGTGATATTGATTATGAAGGGCGTGCAGGAGCTGCTGCTTTGTGGCTTTCCACACTTGAAGAAAAGCGTGAGGCGGGGGAGATACTATATGATCTGACGATCACAGAGAATCATGCGGCAGATATACATAAGGCATATCTTGTATTGGCACGTCCGGTCAATGATTTATCTCTGCAAGTTTTACCGAATTTCCGTGAGGGTGACGCCATTGTCCTCTATCAACGCAATCAAGATACGGACAATGTAACCAATAAGATGGTATTCAAAGGGAATATAGAGCGAATCACCGACCGGGATATCCGTATCCGTCTTCGTGCTTCGCAACAAAATACTTCTGTGCTTCCTCTGGATAGTTGCTATGCCATAGAGCACGATTATATGGATACTTCTTTCCGCAGCATGTATCTGGGACTTTCCGCTTTCCTTTCCGCCAACAAGGATCGCCGGGATTTATTGCTGTCTCAGCGTGAACCGGATTTTGATACTTCTTTTGATGCCCGTATTGCAGCTGCTTCCGATGATTTTTCCCGCATTACCCTGAAGGCACAGGCAGCCAGGGATTATTTTCTTTTGATAGGTCCTCCGGGTACTGGAAAGACTTCCCGTGCTTTGCGTGGTATGGTAGAAGCTTTCTATCGTGAAGGGAAACAGATATTGTTACTTTCATATACAAATCGTGCAGTGGATGAGATCTGCAAAACCCTTTCTGTAATAACGCCTGAGATTGATTTTATTCGTATCGGAAGTGAGCTCTCTTGCGATCCTTCTTTCCGTTCCCGATTAATAGAGAATGTGCTGGAAGCCTGTTCTACACGTCGTGAAGTACACGCATGCATAGAAGGTTGTCGTGTTTTCGTTGGTACTGTTGCTACCTTCTCATCTAAAACGGATATGTTTCGTCTGAAGACTTTTGATGTGGCTATTGTGGATGAGGCTACCCAGATATTGGAGCCACAACTGTTAGGACTTCTTTGTGCACGAAATGTAGCTGGTAACAATACCATCGGTAAGTTTATTCTTATCGGCGATCATAAACAACTGCCTGCCGTTGTTCTTCAATCCGAATCGCAATCTGAAGTGTGTGAAGAATGCCTACAGAGTATCGGTTTGTACAACCTGAAAGATTCTCTGTTCGAACGTCTCTATCGTACAGTCTCCGCCAATCACTCGTCACCAACCACTCAGCGTTTCTACGATATGCTTTGCCGACAGGGACGTATGAATGTGGAAGTAGCCCGGTTCCCTAATCATGCTTTTTATGGCGGATTACTGGAAGCGGTCGGTTTGCCGCATCAGCAAGGTGAACTTGTACTTGCTCCGGGACTGGAGAGTGATGAATTTGCTGATGTATTGGTGAGTCGGGTAGCTTTTCTTCCCTCGGTGCCGGAGACTCCTTTACAATCAGCGAAGATAAACCATTCCGAAGCACAGCTTACAGCGCGGTTGGCTGCTGCCGTTTACCGACAGTATGAGGCAAGCGGTTCCGGCTTTCATTCTGCTTTGACTTTAGGCGTTATCACTCCTTATCGTAGCCAGATAGCCCTTATAAAGAGAGAAATAGCTGCTTTGGGTATTCCTGTTTTGAATGATATCCTAGTGGACACCGTAGAACGTTTCCAGGGAAGTGAGAGGGATGTGATTATTTATTCTTTCTGTGTGAACCGTACTTATCAACTGAAATTTCTTGCCAACCTTACGGAAGAAAGAGGAGTATGGATTGACCGGAAACTAAACGTTGCGCTCACCCGTGCCCGCAAGCAGCTATTTATGACAGGGGTGCCTTACTTGTTACGACAAAATCCTATCTACGCCGATCTGCTCGATACGGTTTTATAA
- the tatC gene encoding twin-arginine translocase subunit TatC, which translates to MADKELTFWDHLDELRRVLFRVLGVWFVFAVGYFIAMPWLFDNVVLAPCHNDFIFYDVLRYVGKTFNLNDEFFTQQFHVKLININLAAPFFVHMSTAFWMSVVTATPYIFFEIWRFISPALYPNERRGVKKALCIGTVMFFLGVLLGYFMVYPLTLRFLSTYELSAAIENQISLNSYIDNFMMLVLCMGLAFELPLVTWLLSLLGLVHKSFLRKYRRHALVIIVIVAAIITPTGDPFTLTVVSIPLYLLYELSILMIKDKKTDTDEADEDKEE; encoded by the coding sequence ATGGCAGATAAAGAACTAACCTTTTGGGATCATTTGGACGAACTGCGTCGGGTACTGTTTCGCGTTCTCGGCGTGTGGTTTGTATTTGCAGTCGGTTATTTTATTGCAATGCCGTGGTTATTTGATAATGTGGTGTTGGCACCCTGCCACAATGATTTCATCTTTTACGACGTGCTGCGATACGTAGGAAAAACATTCAATCTTAACGATGAATTCTTTACGCAGCAGTTTCACGTCAAACTGATCAATATAAATCTGGCGGCTCCGTTCTTTGTTCATATGTCCACCGCATTCTGGATGTCGGTGGTGACGGCTACGCCTTATATCTTTTTCGAAATCTGGAGGTTTATCAGTCCTGCTCTTTACCCTAACGAGCGTCGTGGGGTGAAGAAAGCTTTATGCATTGGTACGGTGATGTTTTTCCTCGGTGTACTGTTGGGGTATTTTATGGTCTATCCATTGACGTTGCGCTTTCTCTCAACCTACGAACTGAGTGCAGCCATCGAGAATCAGATTTCTTTAAATTCTTACATAGATAACTTCATGATGCTGGTGCTCTGTATGGGACTGGCTTTTGAATTGCCGTTGGTGACCTGGTTACTTTCACTTTTAGGATTGGTGCACAAATCTTTCCTGCGCAAATACCGTCGTCATGCACTGGTGATTATTGTGATAGTCGCAGCTATTATTACGCCAACCGGCGACCCTTTCACTCTGACAGTGGTTTCCATTCCGCTTTATCTGCTCTATGAGTTGAGTATCCTGATGATTAAGGATAAGAAAACTGACACGGACGAGGCGGATGAAGATAAGGAGGAATAA
- a CDS encoding Sec-independent protein translocase subunit TatA/TatB, with translation MTNLLLLGFLPSGSEWVIIALLILLLFGGKKIPELMKGLGKGVKSFKDGVNEAKEEINKAKEDIEEPASKK, from the coding sequence ATGACAAACTTACTTTTATTAGGCTTTCTGCCCAGCGGTTCCGAATGGGTCATTATCGCTTTGCTTATCCTGTTGTTGTTTGGTGGTAAGAAGATACCTGAATTGATGAAGGGATTAGGTAAAGGCGTGAAGAGCTTCAAGGACGGTGTGAATGAGGCGAAAGAAGAAATAAATAAGGCAAAGGAGGATATAGAAGAGCCGGCTTCTAAAAAATAA
- a CDS encoding bifunctional UDP-N-acetylmuramoyl-tripeptide:D-alanyl-D-alanine ligase/alanine racemase translates to MSYTIETIAERIGARRVGDTPATIDWLLTDSRSLSFPEETLFFALTTKRNDGARYIPDLYSRGVRNFVVSKETYKAIENGQLIIDDSIQRDDAQSSLIPQLNFLVVANPLKALQKLAEQHREQFQIPVIGITGSNGKTIVKEWLHQLLSPERVIVRSPRSYNSQIGVPLSVWQMNEQSELAIFEAGISEMGEMRALQNIIKPTIGILTNIGGAHQENFFSLQEKCMEKLTLFKNCDVVIYNGDDEFISNCVAKSMLSAREIAWSRKDMERPLFISKVEKKEDCTVISYRYLEMDNTFMLPFIDDASIENSLNCLAACLYLMLPAEKITERMTTLEPVAMRLEVKEGKNGCLLINDSYNSDLASLDIALDFLYRRSQSNGLKRTLILSDILETGQNAPTLYRKVSQLINSRGIERIIGVGNEIASCAARFDIEKAFYPNTEALLRAISRGELRLENEIILIKGARQFGFDALTEELEKKVHETILEVNLGAMIANLNYYRSKLKPETKMVCMVKASAYGAGSYEIAKTLQEHHVDYLAVAVADEGSELRKAGITASIIIMNPEMTAFKTMFDYKLEPEVYSFHLLDALIKEAEKEGITNFPIHIKLDTGMHRLGFAPEDMPRLIERLKSQNAVIARSVFSHLVGSDASQFDAFTRGQIEMFEAASMQLQAAFPHKILRHICNSAGIERFPGAQFDMVRLGIGLYGISPIDNTIINNVSTLKTTILQIREVPEEDTVGYSRKGHLKRDSRIAALPIGYADGLNRHLGNGHAYCLVNGQRAPYVGNICMDVCMIDVTDIECKEGDIVEIFGDHLPITVLSDVLETIPYEVLTSVSTRVKRVYYQD, encoded by the coding sequence ATGTCATATACGATTGAAACAATAGCCGAACGCATTGGTGCACGACGTGTGGGGGACACGCCGGCAACTATAGACTGGTTACTTACCGATAGCCGTTCCTTGAGTTTCCCCGAAGAAACTTTGTTCTTTGCCTTAACTACCAAACGCAATGATGGTGCCCGCTATATCCCTGATTTATATTCACGTGGCGTCCGTAACTTTGTAGTTAGCAAAGAAACTTATAAGGCAATTGAAAATGGACAATTGATTATAGATGATTCTATACAACGTGATGATGCGCAGTCAAGTCTCATACCCCAACTCAACTTTTTAGTAGTTGCTAATCCGTTGAAAGCTTTGCAGAAATTGGCGGAGCAACATCGTGAGCAATTCCAGATTCCTGTGATTGGCATTACAGGCAGTAATGGAAAGACTATTGTGAAAGAGTGGCTTCATCAGTTGCTTAGTCCCGAACGGGTAATTGTCCGTTCGCCTCGCAGTTATAATTCTCAGATCGGGGTGCCTCTGTCTGTCTGGCAGATGAACGAACAGTCTGAGCTTGCTATTTTCGAGGCTGGTATTTCTGAGATGGGAGAAATGCGTGCCTTACAGAATATTATCAAGCCAACCATTGGCATACTGACTAATATTGGTGGTGCTCATCAGGAAAACTTCTTTTCTCTGCAAGAGAAATGCATGGAGAAGCTGACTCTGTTTAAGAACTGCGATGTGGTGATTTATAACGGCGATGATGAGTTTATCAGCAATTGCGTGGCCAAGTCCATGCTCAGTGCCCGTGAAATAGCATGGAGCCGGAAAGATATGGAGCGTCCTCTGTTTATAAGTAAGGTGGAGAAGAAGGAGGATTGTACCGTCATCTCTTACCGTTATCTGGAAATGGATAATACTTTTATGCTGCCTTTTATTGACGATGCTTCTATTGAGAATTCGCTGAACTGCCTGGCTGCCTGTCTTTACCTAATGCTTCCTGCTGAAAAAATTACGGAGCGCATGACGACACTGGAACCGGTGGCTATGCGTTTGGAAGTGAAGGAGGGCAAAAACGGTTGCTTATTGATTAATGATAGTTATAACAGTGATCTCGCTTCATTGGACATTGCGCTTGATTTCCTCTACCGTCGCTCGCAAAGCAATGGGTTGAAGCGTACACTCATTCTTTCTGATATACTGGAAACGGGCCAGAATGCACCGACGCTTTACCGGAAGGTATCGCAGTTGATCAACAGTCGTGGTATTGAGCGCATCATCGGTGTTGGAAATGAGATTGCTTCGTGTGCTGCACGGTTTGATATTGAAAAGGCTTTCTATCCTAATACGGAAGCATTGTTGCGTGCTATTTCCCGTGGTGAGCTACGGTTGGAAAATGAAATTATATTGATAAAAGGTGCCCGTCAGTTTGGCTTTGATGCTTTGACGGAAGAACTGGAGAAGAAGGTACACGAAACGATTCTTGAAGTGAATCTCGGAGCCATGATAGCCAACCTGAATTATTATCGTAGTAAACTGAAGCCGGAAACCAAGATGGTCTGCATGGTGAAAGCGTCTGCGTATGGTGCAGGCTCGTATGAGATTGCCAAGACACTACAGGAACATCATGTCGACTATCTGGCTGTGGCTGTGGCCGACGAAGGTTCCGAACTGCGCAAAGCAGGCATTACGGCGAGCATTATCATTATGAATCCGGAGATGACGGCATTCAAGACTATGTTCGATTATAAGCTGGAGCCGGAAGTGTACAGCTTCCATTTGCTGGATGCACTGATTAAGGAGGCGGAAAAAGAAGGTATCACCAACTTCCCTATTCATATAAAACTGGATACGGGTATGCACCGTCTGGGCTTTGCCCCCGAGGATATGCCACGACTTATAGAACGGTTGAAGAGCCAGAATGCTGTCATTGCACGGTCTGTATTCTCTCACCTTGTAGGCAGTGATGCATCTCAGTTTGATGCGTTTACGCGTGGACAGATAGAAATGTTTGAAGCAGCCTCTATGCAGTTGCAAGCAGCATTTCCGCATAAGATACTCCGTCACATCTGCAACTCGGCAGGTATTGAGCGTTTCCCCGGAGCACAGTTCGATATGGTACGTTTGGGCATCGGTTTGTATGGTATCAGTCCGATCGATAATACTATTATAAATAATGTAAGTACACTGAAAACTACCATCCTGCAAATACGGGAGGTACCCGAAGAAGATACGGTTGGATATAGTCGCAAAGGGCATCTGAAACGTGATTCACGTATTGCTGCACTGCCTATCGGATATGCCGACGGACTAAACCGTCACTTAGGCAATGGTCATGCATATTGTTTGGTGAATGGGCAACGTGCACCTTATGTCGGTAATATCTGCATGGATGTCTGCATGATAGACGTTACGGATATTGAATGTAAAGAGGGGGATATCGTAGAGATATTTGGCGATCATCTGCCCATTACGGTGCTTTCCGATGTACTTGAAACCATTCCTTACGAAGTATTGACAAGCGTTTCTACACGGGTGAAGAGGGTTTACTATCAGGACTGA